A single window of Streptococcus cristatus ATCC 51100 DNA harbors:
- a CDS encoding cupin domain-containing protein, which translates to MKFYSIDPNVDMVETPVEEQGRLIRHLYLAKGKQIPEHSADALVTVVCLEGKVDFTALGETVQLVPGSFLTMEPNELHSLYGVEESHVLVIQQLLYP; encoded by the coding sequence ATGAAATTTTACTCAATAGATCCAAATGTTGATATGGTTGAAACTCCGGTCGAAGAGCAAGGACGTCTTATCCGCCATTTGTACCTTGCTAAAGGAAAACAAATTCCTGAACATAGCGCAGATGCTCTTGTTACAGTTGTCTGTCTAGAAGGGAAGGTGGATTTTACTGCCTTAGGAGAAACTGTACAATTGGTGCCGGGAAGTTTTCTGACAATGGAGCCGAATGAACTTCATAGTTTATATGGCGTAGAAGAGAGCCATGTTTTAGTGATTCAGCAGTTGCTTTATCCGTGA
- the rfbB gene encoding dTDP-glucose 4,6-dehydratase, producing MTEYKKIIVTGGAGFIGSNFVHYVYNNFPDVHVTVLDKLTYAGNRANIEEILGDRVELVVGDIADADLVDKLASEADAIVHYAAESHNDNSLNDPSPFIHTNFIGTYTLLEAARKYDIRFHHVSTDEVYGDLPLREDLPGHGEGPGEKFTAETKYNPSSPYSSTKAASDLIVKAWVRSFGVKATISNCSNNYGPYQHIEKFIPRQITNILSGIKPKLYGEGKNVRDWIHTNDHSSGVWTILTKGQIGETYLIGADGEKNNKEVLELILKEMGQPADAYDHVTDRAGHDLRYAIDASKLRDELGWKPEFTNFEAGLKETIKWYTDNQEWWKSEKEAVEANYAKTQQVIK from the coding sequence ATGACTGAATACAAAAAAATTATCGTGACAGGTGGAGCTGGTTTTATCGGTTCTAACTTTGTCCACTATGTTTACAATAACTTTCCAGATGTCCATGTGACAGTGCTGGACAAGCTGACTTACGCGGGTAATCGTGCCAATATCGAAGAAATTTTAGGCGACCGCGTTGAGTTGGTTGTTGGAGATATTGCTGATGCAGACTTGGTAGATAAGCTGGCTTCTGAAGCTGATGCTATCGTTCACTATGCGGCAGAAAGCCACAATGATAACTCGCTTAATGACCCGAGTCCATTTATTCACACCAACTTTATCGGAACTTACACGCTTTTGGAAGCAGCTCGTAAGTACGATATTCGTTTCCACCATGTGTCGACTGACGAGGTTTATGGAGACTTGCCTCTGCGTGAAGACTTGCCAGGTCATGGAGAAGGACCGGGTGAGAAATTTACGGCTGAAACCAAGTACAACCCAAGCTCGCCTTACTCATCAACCAAGGCAGCTTCAGACTTGATTGTCAAAGCTTGGGTTCGTTCATTTGGCGTCAAAGCGACTATTTCTAACTGTTCAAACAACTATGGTCCTTACCAGCACATCGAGAAGTTCATTCCGCGTCAAATCACTAATATCTTGAGCGGTATCAAGCCAAAACTCTACGGTGAAGGCAAGAACGTCCGTGACTGGATTCACACCAATGACCATTCATCAGGTGTTTGGACGATTCTGACCAAGGGACAAATCGGCGAAACTTACTTGATCGGTGCTGATGGTGAGAAGAACAATAAGGAAGTGCTGGAGCTGATTCTCAAGGAAATGGGGCAGCCAGCTGATGCCTATGACCATGTGACAGATCGTGCTGGTCACGACCTCCGCTATGCCATTGATGCTAGCAAGCTCCGTGATGAGCTAGGTTGGAAGCCAGAGTTTACCAACTTTGAAGCAGGTCTCAAAGAGACCATCAAGTGGTACACAGACAACCAAGAATGGTGGAAATCTGAAAAAGAAGCAGTCGAAGCCAACTATGCTAAAACGCAACAAGTGATTAAGTAA
- a CDS encoding dTDP-4-dehydrorhamnose 3,5-epimerase family protein: MTEQFFDKELAAREVPGIPGMLEFDIPVRGDNRGWFKENFQKEKMLPLGFPESFFAEGKLQNNVSFSRKNVLRGLHAEPWDKYISVADDGKVLGSWVDLREGETFGNTYQTVIDASKGIFVPRGVANGFQVLSDTVSYSYLVNDYWALELKPKYAFVNYADPALGIQWENLEAAEVSEADKNHPLLKDVKPLRKEDL; encoded by the coding sequence ATGACAGAACAATTTTTTGATAAGGAATTAGCAGCGCGTGAGGTTCCCGGAATTCCTGGAATGCTAGAATTTGATATTCCTGTTCGTGGAGACAACCGAGGCTGGTTTAAGGAAAATTTTCAAAAGGAAAAAATGCTGCCGCTAGGCTTTCCTGAAAGCTTCTTTGCAGAAGGAAAACTGCAAAATAATGTCAGCTTTTCTCGTAAAAATGTCCTGCGTGGTCTTCATGCTGAACCATGGGACAAGTACATTTCTGTTGCAGATGACGGTAAGGTGCTTGGTTCTTGGGTAGACCTGCGTGAAGGTGAGACCTTTGGTAATACTTACCAGACAGTAATCGATGCCAGCAAGGGAATTTTTGTACCTCGAGGCGTAGCCAATGGCTTCCAAGTCCTTTCTGACACAGTTTCTTATAGCTATCTGGTCAATGACTACTGGGCTTTGGAACTCAAACCCAAGTATGCCTTTGTCAACTATGCAGACCCAGCTCTAGGCATCCAGTGGGAAAACCTAGAAGCAGCAGAAGTCTCAGAAGCAGACAAGAACCATCCATTACTTAAGGATGTCAAACCATTAAGAAAAGAAGATCTGTAA